The segment cccggatggtgatatttattttaaatttataatACAGCTTACATAAAATACCACATTCATTTACGTTGTTCTTTACAAATAATAAATACATATCACAACCAAAAAACTATCGAAAACTGAACTAGTTtccaattttgtttttcttttgcttaatCGTCTCCTATAGCTTTCTTTTTGAAGGTTATGGAAACAAAATACCTTTACTTTAAATTCCTATACTCGTGTCAATAAGGCGCTCTATTCGATTCTGTTGAGTATAACAAGCTTCATCTTCATACAACTGATGAATCGTTCATAACTACATCAATATCTTAAACGCATATAAAATATCAGCTATTCATATTCACACTGGAATGTTTGTTACCTTCAACAATCAACTTATGGAATGCTTCTAATAAATTGAAATCCCTTGAACGtttctaataataataatagcctAAAGTAAATAGTGAGCAACCGTATAACAACAGGAAGCATCCTAACTGAACTTTACTTACTttctatctcttttacactcttatAGTATTTCTAAGATACGATGAAGACAAAACACTATTTGATAGTTTACCCCAACTAGAGATTAATACCTGACCTACCAAATCATACCCTGTACGGTATTGAATGATATTTCGATCATACAATTCTAACTTAAAGACGGCAAGAATTACTATTTCATAAGGCACTCatggattttctttttatgaTAATTTGATTACCATCTCAATCACTCGATCAATCGTTGCggttttggcatgtggggatttccTTAAATTTCCTGCAGAGAGAGCAAAGAACCGTTGTGAGTTTTTTGTTCCTCCAAGATCTTTGTTAACGTTCTGAAAACGTTATCAGGCAGGTGGTCCAGTAGCATACGAGGCATAACCTTCAACTCCATAAAGTCCTCTGCTGTGGCCCAGCGCATTTCGAATGTTGGTCCGCCAGtattagtttttctaaaaagaaatagaacatatttattatttatttttggtGATACGTTTTGTATAAAAAACCTAAAAACTTAAAAACGAATGTCATTTTACGTACTTTTCTAGTTCTGTCTTTTTACGCCTTACAATGTGCAAGATTCTTCCTCCAGTAAATAGTCGTGTTTTGGCAAATCTTCGCTTGGATATTTCACTTGATAATATTCCTCCTTCCTATCATAAAGCAACACCGAAATCTTGGTTAGACAATCTCTATTTACGCCTAGCATACATATGGTACTCACAACTGCAGCCACCGTTTGGATGGGACGTTCGTTTAGGAGTGGACTTTGGCCAGTTTTCTTCGTAATTTCCGTTACATCGTGCCATGTGGTTTCCAAATCTCTTGATGGTACACCGAAGAGTGCATATCCAAAGCCGTTTAACATAATGCGCCACTGTAATGCAAAAGTAGTACTAGAGGCTGCTTGTATGCAATATTTACTTCAATGTAATAGCTTGAATACAATATGTGGCATACTCGTCATAGGAAATCaatatgagaaaaaaaaacttaacaaattgaaaaaatgcattttcaaaTAATGTCTAAATATCTAGAAAACTAATTATGGTTATGAAAATTACTTTCAAAGACGAAAAgactaaaaaataagaaaaacaaaataagtttACCTTCGGCAGCTTACAAGCCCGAATAGTTTCAATCACACTGGTGCGTAAATTCTCTATGGAATCAACACCCAATCGCATTACAAAATCATCCCCCACACCAATAGTAAATGCGTATCCCTCCGTGTATCGCGCTGCTTCACGACTGAGTAATCCAGCTGGAGTAGCGAATGCATACACACGCAGATCCGGAAACCGGTTACGAAGCTTTGCTGCCAACAGAATGGAAACTCCTGCTCCCAAGCTGTGCCCTGTTAGAACCAACGTATATTCCGGATAAGTATTGAAGACCCGATCGAGCATGTTTCCTTCCCGTAATCGCTTCAGCATGCAATCGACCCCGGCAACCATTCCACGGTGAGCGGAAGAATCCGGAGGCATTCCTGGGGCGTCGAATCGTTCAGCATTGGCAACTAGATCTGTGAACACGTCCCGCATCGATAAACTACCTCGGATTGATATAACAATACTTTTGGTACTGTGGTCCGCCAACACACAAAATGGTAGCTATAAGGATGAGAAACATCGTTTTCATTAGTATAAGAATGCAAAGTATTAGGCCGTGGAattttgcaatttcattttatgcGATTTTAAGTACTATATAAGACACTGGTTGGGTTTGTGCTCATACAGATCGTGTATTATGAAGTGGATTGCAATTCTCGCTCTTGGGCTACAGACAGCATATTGCTTCAGCAATGGTGAGctaacgtttattttttttctccattACAGGTGGTGCTAAGCCAGTTTACCTATACAAACAATctaaataacaatttttcagAACATGCTATAGCCTCTGTTAGCTACAGGCAACATTCAACAACCTTTCAGCTGGATGGCAATAAAAGTCCTCTCTTACATCAAACTTCCTGCGTCTGTAATGGAGAGATTCTTATCGAGAAGAATCCATCTCCGAATTTCAGATACTCCTTACCTCTTGATTGTCATTGCCAAGATTGCGAAACTTTTGGATTAAATGAACACGATGAAGCAATATTCATTTGTCCGAATAATCAAGAAAGCCGTGAGCCCGTAAGACGAATAGTTTCTCAAGAACCATCAACTTTAGTCTTTGATCGAAGCCAAAAGTATACTGAAACGTCACATATCGAAAAAGATCTGAAAAACAGCGAGCGCAAAAAACGTTCTGCGTTTAATTGGgaaagttttctagagaaaattTCCATTATGGGCAGCCATGATAGTACATACAACAAAAAAACTGGAGCTTACTTTCACTATAACTATGGAAATAACGTAAGTCCAGCTAGCAGTGCTATGTCCACTACTGAATCTTCAAATACCACCTAAGAGAACTATTTAAAACCAGCGTACGTTTTTTTCTCCGTACTTTTACGCATAATGTCATAGGAAATTAAATTAcaaaatataagataaattgtTCTCCATGCGGTAAAAATAAATAATGTAGCTTTTAAGTGTATACATTTTGTCTTACAGCCCTGAGTAAAATAAGCAATTGAAACCTCTATAGCTCTATGCTAACAGAAAATCAGCTACTAACATGAAATACTTGTAATGCATAGACCTATATCCTATACAAAGTATAGAGTGGATATCAATTTATTTACCAAAAACTGTGATTTATTACATTAAATTTGCGTACCGCTTCAGCAGTTGAATCCAATACAATAAGTGCATTTCAACAACGGCACACCGCTTACTATTCGAGCTGTGAAATCAGTTCTAATTAACAAACAGGTAAAACAACCTTCTTATCAAAAGCGAAAACAGGAAATATCGAATTCCGGTAATGTCAACCTTCTACTATAAAAAGCCGTCAAAAGCTTTAAAAAACgtttagaaattttagactaACATAGTGGTTACACAACTGTCATCaacatgaataaaattatatTCAGTCTGCTGTTGCTGTCCTGCTTCGCAGCTACCATCAAATGTGATCAAGGACCAAGAAATGATTTCGGAAAGCTACAAGTTATCCCTCCCAGTTCCAACTTTATGGAAGGTTTGCTATCAATACCTTATCTATTACAATCATCTACCTTTTTTTGATTTCATATAGATGACTCAAATAACCCCACTGCACCGGAAAGCATGAATGAGCAAAACTGGAACGAATATACGAAAGCAAGAAATTCTAAATTCCTCGGAGTCGATCATAGTTCGGAGAAACAGTAAAACGTTGCTTCTGTATTAAAACTAGATGACATTCTTTTGTGTGATTGGAGAATAAAACATTTTGTCAGAAAAAAACCTACCTCAAATACGTGATTTTTGAAAGATGCATGTAGGACGTCTTCGCTTCGAACCCGCGATGTATATCGGACGCCTGACACGTGACAAAGGCAACAATTATCATCAACGATGATTTGAGGTTTTCGTCTACGAATACCGGTGATTATGATATTATTGCGATCGATCAATAGCGTATATTGACTTACCGGAAACAAGCGCAACATGTCATTTTTGGAACCAAGCGATACGGTCCGGTACAGCAGTGCATATAGCAAACCATAGGCCAACCGTAGGCAGCCAAAGCGAACCGCAAAAAGTGACGCGCATTTTTTATAGTCATCCACGACGGGGACGTGGCGAACACCCTGGTTATATCAGTAGAATATCTTGGGCCATCATCGTTCAACATTCGTATCCGCCgcatttctctcgtttctcgttTTTGCCGAACACGTAGTAAAACACACCCTGCCATGATATCCGATGGAACTAGATCTGTACCCCGAAATAGGGCACTTAGTAGACTGGCAACCTGAGTAAACGCTTCGTGGCCAAACTCGTCTTTCCGTAGACAGCAAAACGCCCAACGGAACCGTCGAAACCACAATTTAGAAACTTTTCGGTGAATTGCTGATTCTGTCGGGCCATTGTCATTGCTATCTCtaccatttttatattttgctgaTCCAAGCGGGTCGAAAACTATAGCTAAACCAAAGATAATAAGCGCAAATACTACCCAGTTGAATAGTACAATTGCTGAAACGAGAGtggagaaaataaataaaacatcacTAACGGTAAGGTCATAGAGGTGCTTCAGTAGAATAAATCCCTACTGAACAGAGCGACTAAGTCTATCTAAGTAATCGTAATACTGCTACGCATGTGAACTTTTTCGCCTATCGTTGATTTTACGGGGATTATTCAATATACCTACTAACTACATTAAAAATGTCTCGGCGACTGCCACGTGATTGTAAAGATTCTGAGCTAATATATTCAATCTGAGTGAAGAATAAAATTGAATGgaacttttttcttcttcattaatTCCTGAGATTCTACTCAGACGCTTACAGAtttatccaattttaagttataCAGTCGATGGATTTTATGTTTCCGTGTAactaataagaaaaaaatgtttagTTTTATCAACACTTTAGTTTGAGTATACTTATATAGGCTTAAACTTATTCAAAAGCTAAAAGTTTTCTTGTGAGATGCCCTATTGAAAAATGTGTACGTTATAAAACGAGggtttaaatattttaatttatatACCTAACTGACTTACGTATCTTAATTTTATATCTTTAAATTTTTCAGAAACACAATTGCTATCATAATAACATTTCATATATGTACTGCGGTCTCTattaattttggaaaatttggTTTTACATTCCTCAGGTAGTGGGTTGAAGTGCTGACTAAGAAAATTTTCAGTCCAAAAAATACTACCCTATCAGCATTGATTATAATGATACGGATTTTAACGCACAGCTTGTCAATGATATTCTAACTCACTTACCCTCGATCACAGTACGAGTAATTTTGTCTTCACTCTTACACTCAATTGTCCCACAAAAGGCCCACATTGTGCCAAATATGTTCAGTCCAGTTTCTGGCAGGATTAGCAATATTCTGAAATCAAATACTCAGCATCAGCTTGGCAGCTTATTATTAAGTTGGGCGGGTAAGCTTACTTTATCACCAGGAGTGGTGCCACCATCGTGCGCTTCTGCACCTCGGTAATGCTACCCTGGGCACTCCGATTAACCAGCAGTACCAATAGAATTATATTTACACTAATTAACACTAGGGTTCCTACTAAATAGACACGAACAGCCAGTCCAGCTTGTTCATCGCACTCCGCGGTCACGCTCCAGTACGTCGACGTTACGCATGATATCAGCCCGAGCCTACAAATGAAATTGAATGGTAAATATTAAGTAGCTACCTGTGAGACTGCTAGTGAAGCATACGATGGGAAAGTGAACTTCAACGCAAGGTGAGAGTGAGTTTAACAGTGAAaataattatcattattattaatttGAATGAGAAGGTAGAATAGCGGTAATTGCTGTAGGTGGCGATCACTTACCATACGATGCGGAACACGATCTCGAACAGACACGGAAACACAAGGTCGTCCGACGCGGCTAACCATTTCCGGCCGAATAAACGCAGCGCTGGCATGACCTGCAATGGCAATGAAGCCCATAGGTAAAATATGCAACCATCGCATTGATTTAAATCAATGAAATCCATGTAGAAGTTTCTAATGCAAATATCGTCGAAGGCGAAGGGAGAATGATTCAAAGTAAACCCTACAAGGCCGAGTCACGTTAGATTTGATAATAGTTTGATAAGTTAAAAAAATCGATAAGTTGCTTAGTGAAACGATGCGAGTTATGTATCACCCTCTATTATCATCAATTACCGCCAAGATCGTCTATTGCTCAAACGACTTTAATCATCCATACAATTCGATTATTGTTAGtaacagtaacagtattatAAAAACATTTTGTCAGGTTCTCTTTTCAAACATGAACTGTACCAATACCGCTTAAAGATCGCAGCGGCAATTTACCATCAAATGTTATCGACTATAATTCAATTCAGTAGTAGGTACATATAATTTAAATAATAGCTCTGTTGGAACGCAGTGTGCTCTACTCGCTACAGCTTTTCAAATTTATGAATTAGTTTCTTAAGTTGACAAAATTCTCATATGCCTTAACGTTCATTTTATAGATaactaactgacccgacaaacttcgtattgccacaagttaaactgtgttgtacataaatcatgaatatcggatgatctttatcacaatctcgagttttgcaagattctgatgagttcaaccttagatgaatCATtaacgtaactatgaaagcatcccaggtaaccaatacgcatcaccaatgctattcaaatgcaagccaataagcatttaaatcgccttaaatgctacttagatgctattttggcaaaatatacagctactttactgctaaccttgtTATACTGCTTTTCACAtactcttatagtgctgacaatgctaatttgctgctaattaccgacacgaagaatttgaatagaattttggataccaatttacaacacctatgcagtcacaaatctaatatacaacaacgtgtagTTTAGAATGCCAGAtttgctgatttgctgcttatgttaatgcttattggttacctgggacgggtagtttaatatacaaatttgcaattttttctcacagtaaggtacaaaacaatTCCCCTCATtacttagccagaaagcggttAGCGATActcgccgtgattgtacaacatttcgccgaataccatttcgtgaaaaaccttacgcggaatgtaccatttcacggaaaactttttcgtggaaaggaCCATTTCGtgggggtgatcctctccttactcgctgtcgctcgttcggatccaactgaaggaaagtaatagaggtcagtagacctacgaaaataaataaaactggaCAGTGGAGATTTCTGCGGGGGATTGCCCCTTCCTCCcaatggccggcgcttccgccggcaacactcgtgaccgtttcgccctgaatgatctagtgttactatagatagttttt is part of the Sabethes cyaneus chromosome 2, idSabCyanKW18_F2, whole genome shotgun sequence genome and harbors:
- the LOC128738967 gene encoding diacylglycerol lipase-beta-like: MPALRLFGRKWLAASDDLVFPCLFEIVFRIVWLGLISCVTSTYWSVTAECDEQAGLAVRVYLVGTLVLISVNIILLVLLVNRSAQGSITEVQKRTMVAPLLVIKILLILPETGLNIFGTMWAFCGTIECKSEDKITRTVIEAIVLFNWVVFALIIFGLAIVFDPLGSAKYKNGRDSNDNGPTESAIHRKVSKLWFRRFRWAFCCLRKDEFGHEAFTQVASLLSALFRGTDLVPSDIMAGCVLLRVRQKRETREMRRIRMLNDDGPRYSTDITRVFATSPSWMTIKNARHFLRFALAAYGWPMVCYMHCCTGPYRLVPKMTCCACFRRKPQIIVDDNCCLCHVSGVRYTSRVRSEDVLHASFKNHVFELPFCVLADHSTKSIVISIRGSLSMRDVFTDLVANAERFDAPGMPPDSSAHRGMVAGVDCMLKRLREGNMLDRVFNTYPEYTLVLTGHSLGAGVSILLAAKLRNRFPDLRVYAFATPAGLLSREAARYTEGYAFTIGVGDDFVMRLGVDSIENLRTSVIETIRACKLPKWRIMLNGFGYALFGVPSRDLETTWHDVTEITKKTGQSPLLNERPIQTVAAVEGGILSSEISKRRFAKTRLFTGGRILHIVRRKKTELEKKTNTGGPTFEMRWATAEDFMELKVMPRMLLDHLPDNVFRTLTKILEEQKTHNGSLLSLQEI